A region from the Onthophagus taurus isolate NC chromosome 8, IU_Otau_3.0, whole genome shotgun sequence genome encodes:
- the LOC111425457 gene encoding zinc finger protein basonuclin-2-like isoform X2: protein MLLMPNASENGSAGRSPVKPLQHQVTIPQSQPPSANNRILNWASVASWFLRPECSLLTTMASSDSGQSQLTRTTSVRLPTIPPRGPAIIEDKGDNEPTGRNFQAPTICTAIRCTIPTCNCECFVPGKRHLRYCETCKHGWVPHALDKLGSRHLFANSAPEPVQPNAAFDIASLVLYGCQALPIRLKILLDRLFSVLQKEQVLQVLHGFGWTPEDYARGYILQESQGSSLDKWSICSAEEEPLVLQQFLRFGETRAITQQLLLAQQALQDPALDRLERLERLERRPSPNAATRRTMSPNRCPSPSSVFQFSHLPTISPHQKHPLGFLNVSPSNGPVAHPHPLPVTCSSPPTTTATNQSPLNRLQNMQPFDFRKLGPSLGFPSKIGGDPMRRRPSDGEASSPMGLNLSMPTCLPPPPPPPTSSLNHPVSASHAAAMAAVVSANNYALVASSLRISSDTTAEFPSEDEDMEESSQSALNLSRDGEVANSSKSRGSRTPLLGRKSTTPTKRHWGSSAIPLNLGTQFINPATGKKRVQCNVCLKTFCDKGALKIHFSAVHLREMHKCTVEGCNMMFSSRRSRNRHSANPNPKLHSPHLRRKISPHDGRSAQAHPILIPPQTGLALPAAAAAAALNPLNPFGHFPLLTPPPDIRHHSLASVDFKQTLDLSVQRSSFCISGNKTPSITTESHHEDEDEDDDDDGIVVVGGDEDEEQDKVEPSNGIPDRPEDFSVPMKKQKMSISDVEEDATSNVDSNEDSLSVVDTQSLKDESSLPTNKRKRKSQNPIKCSVPTTLMEDHTTDGESSEDVFNEKPHVPVKVEEEDRNSQEESKDVPECDSPLNLGKTSPDVNANDTDKNISEIKTSLTPLFMLDKIKKEKNQQDGENNENNEENDERPGSSIESNKSDESFDSSNALRQLETLSQGHFGDLMSRGLHLGLGGQSSQFPPLGFMLSGGPPSPARSQASSAGSSNGGDSPDDNLYDNGQFISNMDVPIDKDNPRRCAACGKIFQNHFGVKTHYQNVHLKLMHKCNVEGCNAAFPSKRSRDRHSANLNLHRKLLSTSSDKSGSGLLLEKSPFASLTGNSLHGDILARIYAEEALKGHHLPPPSLEQLMMNGDRIPHPPLLLPPLPGLPFSLGNFNHFSHLNGSSSSMKKESGSNSPTLSSPPPPLHSTSPVPTTWEHCVEEDIWLTDKDGNVNCRICKRTFGNHRELKDHCERNHAPDMYKCTVPGCTKMFVSRTKRNAHAENETLHGDVGGVSTPEGKPDS, encoded by the exons GCAATTCGTTGCACGATTCCCACTTGCAACTGCGAGTGCTTCGTCCCAGGAAAGAGACACTTGCGTTATTGCGAAACGTGCAAACACGGATGGGTACCCCACG CGCTGGACAAGTTGGGATCGCGACATCTCTTCGCCAACAGTGCCCCAGAACCGGTGCAGCCCAACGCAGCCTTCGACATCGCGAGCCTTGTGCTTTACGGGTGCCAGGCGTTGCCGATACGCCTCAAGATCCTCCTCGACAGGCTCTTCTCGGTGCTCCAAAAGGAGCAGGTGCTCCAAGTGTTGCACGGCTTCGGATGGACGCCTGAGGACTATGCCAGGGGCTACATCCTTCAG GAATCTCAAGGAAGCTCTCTAGACAAATGGAGTATCTGTTCAGCTGAAGAGGAGCCATTGGTACTCCAACAGTTCCTGAGGTTTGGGGAAACGCGGGCGATAACCCAACAGCTCCTGCTGGCCCAGCAGGCGCTGCAGGATCCGGCACTGGACCGTCTGGAAAGACTTGAGCGATTGGAGCGCCGCCCATCGCCGAACGCGGCGACGCGCCGAACCATGTCGCCAAATCGATGCCCATCGCCGTCGTCGGTGTTCCAATTTTCGCACCTGCCGACTATCTCCCCGCATCAGAAGCATCCGTTGGGCTTCCTGAACGTATCACCCTCCAACGGACCGGTGGCGCATCCTCATCCCCTGCCAGTTACCTGCTCGTCGCCGCCGACGACGACGGCGACCAACCAATCGCCTTTAAATCGACTCCAAAATATGCAACCGTTCGACTTTCGAAAGTTGGGTCCAAGTTTGGGGTTCCCTAGTAAAATTGGTGGAGACCCTATGAGGAGACGGCCGTCTGATGGAGAAGCGTCCTCGCCGATGGGGCTGAACCTCAGCATGCCCACCTGTTTACCTCCACCGCCTCCGCCCCCAACGTCATCTCTAAACCACCCCGTATCGGCGTCGCACGCAGCCGCGATGGCCGCTGTCGTATCGGCAAATAATTACGCCCTTGTTGCGTCTTCTTTACGAATATCATCTGACACTACAGCTGAATTTCCATCGGAAGATGAAGACATGGAGGAATCCTCTCAAAGCGCTCTCAATCTAAGCAGAGACGGTGAAGTTGCGAACTCATCCAAATCGAGAGGGTCAAGAACGCCCTTGCTGGGGAGAAAATCTACGACCCCTACAAAAAGACATTGGGGATCCTCAGCGATCCCATTGAATCTTGGTACTCAATTCATAAATCCTGCTACCGGGAAAAAGCGGGTTCAATGCAACGTCTGTTTAAAAACTTTCTGTGACAAAGGTGCTTTGAAAATTCATTTCTCCGCCGTTCACCTCCGCGAAATGCATAAATGCACCGtggaaggttgcaacatgatGTTCAGTTCGAGGAGGTCCCGCAATAGACACAGCGCCAACCCCAATCCAAAGCTTCACTCCCCCCATTTACGTAGGAAAATATCCCCCCATGACGGCCGGAGCGCGCAGGCTCACCCAATTTTAATTCCGCCGCAAACCGGCCTGGCGCTGCCAGCAGCCGCCGCCGCCGCTGCTCTCAATCCTCTAAACCCGTTCGGTCACTTCCCCTTGCTAACGCCGCCGCCGGACATTCGGCATCATTCCCTCGCGTCCGTTGATTTCAAACAAACTTTAGACCTCAGCGTACAACGTTCTAGCTTTTGTATCTCCGGCAACAAAACACCCTCAATAACCACGGAAAGTCATCACGAAGACGAAGATgaagacgacgacgacgacggaATCGTCGTAGTGGGTGGAGATGAAGACGAAGAACAAGACAAAGTGGAACCTTCGAATGGTATTCCTGATAGACCGGAAGATTTTAGTGTGCCGatgaaaaagcaaaaaatgtCTATATCAGATGTTGAAGAAGATGCGACTAGTAACGTAGATAGTAACGAAGATTCATTAAGCGTTGTAGATACCCAAAGTTTGAAAGACGAATCTTCCCTCCCGactaataaaagaaaacggAAGAGCCAAAATCCTATTAAGTGCTCTGTCCCCACCACTCTAATGGAAGACCACACCACCGATGGTGAATCATCAGAAGATGTCTTCAACGAAAAACCGCACGTCCCCGTTaaagtagaagaagaagatagaAACTCTCAGGAAGAATCCAAAGATGTCCCCGAATGCGATTCGCCATTGAACCTTGGCAAAACCAGTCCCGACGTAAACGCTAACGACACTGACAAAAACATATccgaaataaaaaccagtcTCACCCCTTTATTTATGTTGGATAAGATAAAGAAAGAGAAGAACCAACAAGATGGTGAAAATAACGAGAATAACGAGGAGAACGACGAGAGGCCAGGAAGCTCCATTGAAAGCAACAAAAGCGACGAGTCTTTTGACAGTTCAAATGCCCTTAGACAATTAGAAACTCTTTCGCAAGGGCATTTTGGCGATTTGATGAGTCGAGGATTGCATTTGGGGTTAGGAGGTCAAAGCTCACAATTTCCCCCGCTGGGGTTTATGTTAAGCGGGGGTCCTCCAAGTCCGGCACGGTCCCAAGCATCTTCGGCAGGAAGTTCTAATGGGGGGGATTCTCCGGACGATAACCTATATGATAACGGACAATTTATAAGCAATATGGACGTTCCTATCGACAAAGATAACCCCAGGCGGTGTGCTGCGTGCGGAAAAATCTTCCAAAATCATTTCGGCGTCAAAACCCATTACCAAAATGTCCATCTAAAACTCATGCATAAATGTAACGTAGAGGGATGTAACGCTGCGTTTCCATCGAAAAGAAGTCGGGATAGACACAGCGCTAATTTAAACCTTCATAGGAAGTTATTATCGACGTCTTCCGATAAATCTGGATCCGGTCTACTCCTGGAGAAATCCCCATTCGCCTCTTTAACCGGTAACTCATTACACGGGGATATATTAGCTAGAATCTACGCCGAAGAAGCCCTCAAAGGCCACCACTTACCTCCCCCCAGCCTAGAACAGTTAATGATGAATGGAGATAGAATACCTCATCCCCCTTTACTCCTTCCTCCCCTTCCCGGTTTACCCTTTTCCTTAGGCAACTTCAACCATTTCTCCCACCTGAACGGCTCCTCCTCTTCGATGAAAAAAGAATCAGGGTCGAACTCCCCGACGTTGAGTTCGCCTCCTCCTCCATTACATTCGACCTCGCCCGTACCTACCACCTGGGAACACTGCGTGGAAGAGGATATTTGGTTAACGGACAAAGATGGGAACGTAAACTGTAGAATATGTAAAAGAACCTTTGGGAACCATAGGGAATTGAAAGACCATTGCGAAAGAAATCATGCCCCCGATATGTATAAGTGCACCGTTCCAGGATGTACGAAGATGTTCGTATCGCGAACGAAAAGGAACGCACATGCTGAGAATGAGACGCTACACGGAGACGTCGGGGGCGTCTCGACGCCCGAGGGTAAGCCGGATTCGTGA
- the LOC111425457 gene encoding zinc finger protein basonuclin-2-like isoform X3: MPVSAMPLMDPQLKNSATWASVASWFLRPECSLLTTMASSDSGQSQLTRTTSVRLPTIPPRGPAIIEDKGDNEPTGRNFQAPTICTAIRCTIPTCNCECFVPGKRHLRYCETCKHGWVPHALDKLGSRHLFANSAPEPVQPNAAFDIASLVLYGCQALPIRLKILLDRLFSVLQKEQVLQVLHGFGWTPEDYARGYILQESQGSSLDKWSICSAEEEPLVLQQFLRFGETRAITQQLLLAQQALQDPALDRLERLERLERRPSPNAATRRTMSPNRCPSPSSVFQFSHLPTISPHQKHPLGFLNVSPSNGPVAHPHPLPVTCSSPPTTTATNQSPLNRLQNMQPFDFRKLGPSLGFPSKIGGDPMRRRPSDGEASSPMGLNLSMPTCLPPPPPPPTSSLNHPVSASHAAAMAAVVSANNYALVASSLRISSDTTAEFPSEDEDMEESSQSALNLSRDGEVANSSKSRGSRTPLLGRKSTTPTKRHWGSSAIPLNLGTQFINPATGKKRVQCNVCLKTFCDKGALKIHFSAVHLREMHKCTVEGCNMMFSSRRSRNRHSANPNPKLHSPHLRRKISPHDGRSAQAHPILIPPQTGLALPAAAAAAALNPLNPFGHFPLLTPPPDIRHHSLASVDFKQTLDLSVQRSSFCISGNKTPSITTESHHEDEDEDDDDDGIVVVGGDEDEEQDKVEPSNGIPDRPEDFSVPMKKQKMSISDVEEDATSNVDSNEDSLSVVDTQSLKDESSLPTNKRKRKSQNPIKCSVPTTLMEDHTTDGESSEDVFNEKPHVPVKVEEEDRNSQEESKDVPECDSPLNLGKTSPDVNANDTDKNISEIKTSLTPLFMLDKIKKEKNQQDGENNENNEENDERPGSSIESNKSDESFDSSNALRQLETLSQGHFGDLMSRGLHLGLGGQSSQFPPLGFMLSGGPPSPARSQASSAGSSNGGDSPDDNLYDNGQFISNMDVPIDKDNPRRCAACGKIFQNHFGVKTHYQNVHLKLMHKCNVEGCNAAFPSKRSRDRHSANLNLHRKLLSTSSDKSGSGLLLEKSPFASLTGNSLHGDILARIYAEEALKGHHLPPPSLEQLMMNGDRIPHPPLLLPPLPGLPFSLGNFNHFSHLNGSSSSMKKESGSNSPTLSSPPPPLHSTSPVPTTWEHCVEEDIWLTDKDGNVNCRICKRTFGNHRELKDHCERNHAPDMYKCTVPGCTKMFVSRTKRNAHAENETLHGDVGGVSTPEGKPDS; the protein is encoded by the exons GCAATTCGTTGCACGATTCCCACTTGCAACTGCGAGTGCTTCGTCCCAGGAAAGAGACACTTGCGTTATTGCGAAACGTGCAAACACGGATGGGTACCCCACG CGCTGGACAAGTTGGGATCGCGACATCTCTTCGCCAACAGTGCCCCAGAACCGGTGCAGCCCAACGCAGCCTTCGACATCGCGAGCCTTGTGCTTTACGGGTGCCAGGCGTTGCCGATACGCCTCAAGATCCTCCTCGACAGGCTCTTCTCGGTGCTCCAAAAGGAGCAGGTGCTCCAAGTGTTGCACGGCTTCGGATGGACGCCTGAGGACTATGCCAGGGGCTACATCCTTCAG GAATCTCAAGGAAGCTCTCTAGACAAATGGAGTATCTGTTCAGCTGAAGAGGAGCCATTGGTACTCCAACAGTTCCTGAGGTTTGGGGAAACGCGGGCGATAACCCAACAGCTCCTGCTGGCCCAGCAGGCGCTGCAGGATCCGGCACTGGACCGTCTGGAAAGACTTGAGCGATTGGAGCGCCGCCCATCGCCGAACGCGGCGACGCGCCGAACCATGTCGCCAAATCGATGCCCATCGCCGTCGTCGGTGTTCCAATTTTCGCACCTGCCGACTATCTCCCCGCATCAGAAGCATCCGTTGGGCTTCCTGAACGTATCACCCTCCAACGGACCGGTGGCGCATCCTCATCCCCTGCCAGTTACCTGCTCGTCGCCGCCGACGACGACGGCGACCAACCAATCGCCTTTAAATCGACTCCAAAATATGCAACCGTTCGACTTTCGAAAGTTGGGTCCAAGTTTGGGGTTCCCTAGTAAAATTGGTGGAGACCCTATGAGGAGACGGCCGTCTGATGGAGAAGCGTCCTCGCCGATGGGGCTGAACCTCAGCATGCCCACCTGTTTACCTCCACCGCCTCCGCCCCCAACGTCATCTCTAAACCACCCCGTATCGGCGTCGCACGCAGCCGCGATGGCCGCTGTCGTATCGGCAAATAATTACGCCCTTGTTGCGTCTTCTTTACGAATATCATCTGACACTACAGCTGAATTTCCATCGGAAGATGAAGACATGGAGGAATCCTCTCAAAGCGCTCTCAATCTAAGCAGAGACGGTGAAGTTGCGAACTCATCCAAATCGAGAGGGTCAAGAACGCCCTTGCTGGGGAGAAAATCTACGACCCCTACAAAAAGACATTGGGGATCCTCAGCGATCCCATTGAATCTTGGTACTCAATTCATAAATCCTGCTACCGGGAAAAAGCGGGTTCAATGCAACGTCTGTTTAAAAACTTTCTGTGACAAAGGTGCTTTGAAAATTCATTTCTCCGCCGTTCACCTCCGCGAAATGCATAAATGCACCGtggaaggttgcaacatgatGTTCAGTTCGAGGAGGTCCCGCAATAGACACAGCGCCAACCCCAATCCAAAGCTTCACTCCCCCCATTTACGTAGGAAAATATCCCCCCATGACGGCCGGAGCGCGCAGGCTCACCCAATTTTAATTCCGCCGCAAACCGGCCTGGCGCTGCCAGCAGCCGCCGCCGCCGCTGCTCTCAATCCTCTAAACCCGTTCGGTCACTTCCCCTTGCTAACGCCGCCGCCGGACATTCGGCATCATTCCCTCGCGTCCGTTGATTTCAAACAAACTTTAGACCTCAGCGTACAACGTTCTAGCTTTTGTATCTCCGGCAACAAAACACCCTCAATAACCACGGAAAGTCATCACGAAGACGAAGATgaagacgacgacgacgacggaATCGTCGTAGTGGGTGGAGATGAAGACGAAGAACAAGACAAAGTGGAACCTTCGAATGGTATTCCTGATAGACCGGAAGATTTTAGTGTGCCGatgaaaaagcaaaaaatgtCTATATCAGATGTTGAAGAAGATGCGACTAGTAACGTAGATAGTAACGAAGATTCATTAAGCGTTGTAGATACCCAAAGTTTGAAAGACGAATCTTCCCTCCCGactaataaaagaaaacggAAGAGCCAAAATCCTATTAAGTGCTCTGTCCCCACCACTCTAATGGAAGACCACACCACCGATGGTGAATCATCAGAAGATGTCTTCAACGAAAAACCGCACGTCCCCGTTaaagtagaagaagaagatagaAACTCTCAGGAAGAATCCAAAGATGTCCCCGAATGCGATTCGCCATTGAACCTTGGCAAAACCAGTCCCGACGTAAACGCTAACGACACTGACAAAAACATATccgaaataaaaaccagtcTCACCCCTTTATTTATGTTGGATAAGATAAAGAAAGAGAAGAACCAACAAGATGGTGAAAATAACGAGAATAACGAGGAGAACGACGAGAGGCCAGGAAGCTCCATTGAAAGCAACAAAAGCGACGAGTCTTTTGACAGTTCAAATGCCCTTAGACAATTAGAAACTCTTTCGCAAGGGCATTTTGGCGATTTGATGAGTCGAGGATTGCATTTGGGGTTAGGAGGTCAAAGCTCACAATTTCCCCCGCTGGGGTTTATGTTAAGCGGGGGTCCTCCAAGTCCGGCACGGTCCCAAGCATCTTCGGCAGGAAGTTCTAATGGGGGGGATTCTCCGGACGATAACCTATATGATAACGGACAATTTATAAGCAATATGGACGTTCCTATCGACAAAGATAACCCCAGGCGGTGTGCTGCGTGCGGAAAAATCTTCCAAAATCATTTCGGCGTCAAAACCCATTACCAAAATGTCCATCTAAAACTCATGCATAAATGTAACGTAGAGGGATGTAACGCTGCGTTTCCATCGAAAAGAAGTCGGGATAGACACAGCGCTAATTTAAACCTTCATAGGAAGTTATTATCGACGTCTTCCGATAAATCTGGATCCGGTCTACTCCTGGAGAAATCCCCATTCGCCTCTTTAACCGGTAACTCATTACACGGGGATATATTAGCTAGAATCTACGCCGAAGAAGCCCTCAAAGGCCACCACTTACCTCCCCCCAGCCTAGAACAGTTAATGATGAATGGAGATAGAATACCTCATCCCCCTTTACTCCTTCCTCCCCTTCCCGGTTTACCCTTTTCCTTAGGCAACTTCAACCATTTCTCCCACCTGAACGGCTCCTCCTCTTCGATGAAAAAAGAATCAGGGTCGAACTCCCCGACGTTGAGTTCGCCTCCTCCTCCATTACATTCGACCTCGCCCGTACCTACCACCTGGGAACACTGCGTGGAAGAGGATATTTGGTTAACGGACAAAGATGGGAACGTAAACTGTAGAATATGTAAAAGAACCTTTGGGAACCATAGGGAATTGAAAGACCATTGCGAAAGAAATCATGCCCCCGATATGTATAAGTGCACCGTTCCAGGATGTACGAAGATGTTCGTATCGCGAACGAAAAGGAACGCACATGCTGAGAATGAGACGCTACACGGAGACGTCGGGGGCGTCTCGACGCCCGAGGGTAAGCCGGATTCGTGA
- the LOC111425457 gene encoding zinc finger protein basonuclin-2-like isoform X1 encodes MQFSTFDNTFPTLPVKNGSEVVRGPITSSQQKDRTSSDMPVSAMPLMDPQLKNSATWASVASWFLRPECSLLTTMASSDSGQSQLTRTTSVRLPTIPPRGPAIIEDKGDNEPTGRNFQAPTICTAIRCTIPTCNCECFVPGKRHLRYCETCKHGWVPHALDKLGSRHLFANSAPEPVQPNAAFDIASLVLYGCQALPIRLKILLDRLFSVLQKEQVLQVLHGFGWTPEDYARGYILQESQGSSLDKWSICSAEEEPLVLQQFLRFGETRAITQQLLLAQQALQDPALDRLERLERLERRPSPNAATRRTMSPNRCPSPSSVFQFSHLPTISPHQKHPLGFLNVSPSNGPVAHPHPLPVTCSSPPTTTATNQSPLNRLQNMQPFDFRKLGPSLGFPSKIGGDPMRRRPSDGEASSPMGLNLSMPTCLPPPPPPPTSSLNHPVSASHAAAMAAVVSANNYALVASSLRISSDTTAEFPSEDEDMEESSQSALNLSRDGEVANSSKSRGSRTPLLGRKSTTPTKRHWGSSAIPLNLGTQFINPATGKKRVQCNVCLKTFCDKGALKIHFSAVHLREMHKCTVEGCNMMFSSRRSRNRHSANPNPKLHSPHLRRKISPHDGRSAQAHPILIPPQTGLALPAAAAAAALNPLNPFGHFPLLTPPPDIRHHSLASVDFKQTLDLSVQRSSFCISGNKTPSITTESHHEDEDEDDDDDGIVVVGGDEDEEQDKVEPSNGIPDRPEDFSVPMKKQKMSISDVEEDATSNVDSNEDSLSVVDTQSLKDESSLPTNKRKRKSQNPIKCSVPTTLMEDHTTDGESSEDVFNEKPHVPVKVEEEDRNSQEESKDVPECDSPLNLGKTSPDVNANDTDKNISEIKTSLTPLFMLDKIKKEKNQQDGENNENNEENDERPGSSIESNKSDESFDSSNALRQLETLSQGHFGDLMSRGLHLGLGGQSSQFPPLGFMLSGGPPSPARSQASSAGSSNGGDSPDDNLYDNGQFISNMDVPIDKDNPRRCAACGKIFQNHFGVKTHYQNVHLKLMHKCNVEGCNAAFPSKRSRDRHSANLNLHRKLLSTSSDKSGSGLLLEKSPFASLTGNSLHGDILARIYAEEALKGHHLPPPSLEQLMMNGDRIPHPPLLLPPLPGLPFSLGNFNHFSHLNGSSSSMKKESGSNSPTLSSPPPPLHSTSPVPTTWEHCVEEDIWLTDKDGNVNCRICKRTFGNHRELKDHCERNHAPDMYKCTVPGCTKMFVSRTKRNAHAENETLHGDVGGVSTPEGKPDS; translated from the exons GCAATTCGTTGCACGATTCCCACTTGCAACTGCGAGTGCTTCGTCCCAGGAAAGAGACACTTGCGTTATTGCGAAACGTGCAAACACGGATGGGTACCCCACG CGCTGGACAAGTTGGGATCGCGACATCTCTTCGCCAACAGTGCCCCAGAACCGGTGCAGCCCAACGCAGCCTTCGACATCGCGAGCCTTGTGCTTTACGGGTGCCAGGCGTTGCCGATACGCCTCAAGATCCTCCTCGACAGGCTCTTCTCGGTGCTCCAAAAGGAGCAGGTGCTCCAAGTGTTGCACGGCTTCGGATGGACGCCTGAGGACTATGCCAGGGGCTACATCCTTCAG GAATCTCAAGGAAGCTCTCTAGACAAATGGAGTATCTGTTCAGCTGAAGAGGAGCCATTGGTACTCCAACAGTTCCTGAGGTTTGGGGAAACGCGGGCGATAACCCAACAGCTCCTGCTGGCCCAGCAGGCGCTGCAGGATCCGGCACTGGACCGTCTGGAAAGACTTGAGCGATTGGAGCGCCGCCCATCGCCGAACGCGGCGACGCGCCGAACCATGTCGCCAAATCGATGCCCATCGCCGTCGTCGGTGTTCCAATTTTCGCACCTGCCGACTATCTCCCCGCATCAGAAGCATCCGTTGGGCTTCCTGAACGTATCACCCTCCAACGGACCGGTGGCGCATCCTCATCCCCTGCCAGTTACCTGCTCGTCGCCGCCGACGACGACGGCGACCAACCAATCGCCTTTAAATCGACTCCAAAATATGCAACCGTTCGACTTTCGAAAGTTGGGTCCAAGTTTGGGGTTCCCTAGTAAAATTGGTGGAGACCCTATGAGGAGACGGCCGTCTGATGGAGAAGCGTCCTCGCCGATGGGGCTGAACCTCAGCATGCCCACCTGTTTACCTCCACCGCCTCCGCCCCCAACGTCATCTCTAAACCACCCCGTATCGGCGTCGCACGCAGCCGCGATGGCCGCTGTCGTATCGGCAAATAATTACGCCCTTGTTGCGTCTTCTTTACGAATATCATCTGACACTACAGCTGAATTTCCATCGGAAGATGAAGACATGGAGGAATCCTCTCAAAGCGCTCTCAATCTAAGCAGAGACGGTGAAGTTGCGAACTCATCCAAATCGAGAGGGTCAAGAACGCCCTTGCTGGGGAGAAAATCTACGACCCCTACAAAAAGACATTGGGGATCCTCAGCGATCCCATTGAATCTTGGTACTCAATTCATAAATCCTGCTACCGGGAAAAAGCGGGTTCAATGCAACGTCTGTTTAAAAACTTTCTGTGACAAAGGTGCTTTGAAAATTCATTTCTCCGCCGTTCACCTCCGCGAAATGCATAAATGCACCGtggaaggttgcaacatgatGTTCAGTTCGAGGAGGTCCCGCAATAGACACAGCGCCAACCCCAATCCAAAGCTTCACTCCCCCCATTTACGTAGGAAAATATCCCCCCATGACGGCCGGAGCGCGCAGGCTCACCCAATTTTAATTCCGCCGCAAACCGGCCTGGCGCTGCCAGCAGCCGCCGCCGCCGCTGCTCTCAATCCTCTAAACCCGTTCGGTCACTTCCCCTTGCTAACGCCGCCGCCGGACATTCGGCATCATTCCCTCGCGTCCGTTGATTTCAAACAAACTTTAGACCTCAGCGTACAACGTTCTAGCTTTTGTATCTCCGGCAACAAAACACCCTCAATAACCACGGAAAGTCATCACGAAGACGAAGATgaagacgacgacgacgacggaATCGTCGTAGTGGGTGGAGATGAAGACGAAGAACAAGACAAAGTGGAACCTTCGAATGGTATTCCTGATAGACCGGAAGATTTTAGTGTGCCGatgaaaaagcaaaaaatgtCTATATCAGATGTTGAAGAAGATGCGACTAGTAACGTAGATAGTAACGAAGATTCATTAAGCGTTGTAGATACCCAAAGTTTGAAAGACGAATCTTCCCTCCCGactaataaaagaaaacggAAGAGCCAAAATCCTATTAAGTGCTCTGTCCCCACCACTCTAATGGAAGACCACACCACCGATGGTGAATCATCAGAAGATGTCTTCAACGAAAAACCGCACGTCCCCGTTaaagtagaagaagaagatagaAACTCTCAGGAAGAATCCAAAGATGTCCCCGAATGCGATTCGCCATTGAACCTTGGCAAAACCAGTCCCGACGTAAACGCTAACGACACTGACAAAAACATATccgaaataaaaaccagtcTCACCCCTTTATTTATGTTGGATAAGATAAAGAAAGAGAAGAACCAACAAGATGGTGAAAATAACGAGAATAACGAGGAGAACGACGAGAGGCCAGGAAGCTCCATTGAAAGCAACAAAAGCGACGAGTCTTTTGACAGTTCAAATGCCCTTAGACAATTAGAAACTCTTTCGCAAGGGCATTTTGGCGATTTGATGAGTCGAGGATTGCATTTGGGGTTAGGAGGTCAAAGCTCACAATTTCCCCCGCTGGGGTTTATGTTAAGCGGGGGTCCTCCAAGTCCGGCACGGTCCCAAGCATCTTCGGCAGGAAGTTCTAATGGGGGGGATTCTCCGGACGATAACCTATATGATAACGGACAATTTATAAGCAATATGGACGTTCCTATCGACAAAGATAACCCCAGGCGGTGTGCTGCGTGCGGAAAAATCTTCCAAAATCATTTCGGCGTCAAAACCCATTACCAAAATGTCCATCTAAAACTCATGCATAAATGTAACGTAGAGGGATGTAACGCTGCGTTTCCATCGAAAAGAAGTCGGGATAGACACAGCGCTAATTTAAACCTTCATAGGAAGTTATTATCGACGTCTTCCGATAAATCTGGATCCGGTCTACTCCTGGAGAAATCCCCATTCGCCTCTTTAACCGGTAACTCATTACACGGGGATATATTAGCTAGAATCTACGCCGAAGAAGCCCTCAAAGGCCACCACTTACCTCCCCCCAGCCTAGAACAGTTAATGATGAATGGAGATAGAATACCTCATCCCCCTTTACTCCTTCCTCCCCTTCCCGGTTTACCCTTTTCCTTAGGCAACTTCAACCATTTCTCCCACCTGAACGGCTCCTCCTCTTCGATGAAAAAAGAATCAGGGTCGAACTCCCCGACGTTGAGTTCGCCTCCTCCTCCATTACATTCGACCTCGCCCGTACCTACCACCTGGGAACACTGCGTGGAAGAGGATATTTGGTTAACGGACAAAGATGGGAACGTAAACTGTAGAATATGTAAAAGAACCTTTGGGAACCATAGGGAATTGAAAGACCATTGCGAAAGAAATCATGCCCCCGATATGTATAAGTGCACCGTTCCAGGATGTACGAAGATGTTCGTATCGCGAACGAAAAGGAACGCACATGCTGAGAATGAGACGCTACACGGAGACGTCGGGGGCGTCTCGACGCCCGAGGGTAAGCCGGATTCGTGA